In Microbulbifer sp. GL-2, the following are encoded in one genomic region:
- a CDS encoding HypC/HybG/HupF family hydrogenase formation chaperone, which yields MCLGVPGLIEDIIGNSPLERTGKVRFGGIAREINLSLVPDAQVGDYVIVHVGIAISQIKEAEAEQVFHYLEALEVPENRRDDEVPR from the coding sequence ATGTGCCTCGGCGTTCCCGGTCTTATAGAAGATATAATTGGAAATTCACCGCTGGAACGCACCGGTAAGGTGCGCTTTGGTGGTATCGCTCGAGAAATTAACTTGTCCCTGGTGCCCGATGCCCAAGTTGGAGATTATGTCATCGTCCATGTCGGTATCGCCATCAGCCAGATTAAGGAAGCTGAGGCCGAGCAGGTGTTTCACTACCTGGAGGCACTGGAAGTTCCGGAAAACCGGAGGGACGATGAAGTACCTCGATGA
- the hypD gene encoding hydrogenase formation protein HypD, with translation MKYLDEYRQSDGIQKIAAEIHRITTSPWTLMEVCGGQTHAIVRNRLDQLLPKELELVHGPGCPVCVTPLEMLDRAIAVARLPEVIFCSFGDMLRVPGSEHDLLTVKAAGGDIRIVYSPLQAVQIAEQNPTKEIVFFAVGFETTAAANAMAASLAKTKALGNFSMLVSQFLVTPAIESICSAPDSRVQGFLAAGHVCSITGYERYLPLAEKYRIPIVITGFEPLDILEGILMCVDQLEQGACQVQNQYRRAVERVGNRQAQDLIQSVFRISTQHWRGVGSIPQSGLSFNDEFASLDATVKFDINNIKTTERHDCMSGDIMLGHKKPKDCPHFGKECRPEQPLGAPMVSSEGACSAYYRYSQQERSNEHPVPATLKN, from the coding sequence ATGAAGTACCTCGATGAGTATCGCCAGAGCGATGGTATTCAAAAGATCGCTGCAGAAATTCACAGGATTACGACAAGCCCCTGGACGCTGATGGAAGTCTGTGGTGGTCAGACCCATGCCATTGTCAGAAACCGGCTCGACCAACTGTTACCAAAAGAGCTGGAGTTGGTACACGGTCCCGGCTGCCCGGTTTGCGTTACCCCACTAGAAATGCTCGATCGCGCAATCGCCGTTGCCAGACTGCCCGAGGTGATTTTCTGTTCCTTCGGGGATATGTTGCGTGTGCCGGGCTCGGAGCATGACCTGCTGACTGTCAAAGCCGCCGGGGGCGATATCCGTATTGTCTACTCACCGTTGCAGGCGGTGCAAATTGCCGAGCAGAATCCGACTAAGGAGATTGTCTTTTTTGCCGTAGGTTTTGAAACCACCGCAGCAGCCAATGCTATGGCTGCTTCCCTGGCTAAAACTAAGGCACTAGGCAATTTCTCCATGCTGGTTTCCCAATTTTTGGTAACTCCGGCAATAGAGTCTATTTGCTCGGCACCGGACTCACGGGTGCAGGGGTTCCTTGCCGCAGGCCATGTTTGCTCAATAACCGGCTATGAGCGTTATCTGCCACTCGCGGAGAAGTATCGTATTCCCATTGTCATTACCGGGTTCGAGCCACTGGATATCCTCGAGGGAATCCTGATGTGTGTTGACCAGCTGGAGCAGGGGGCTTGCCAGGTACAGAACCAGTACCGGCGGGCGGTCGAGCGGGTTGGCAATCGACAAGCCCAGGATCTGATACAGAGTGTTTTCAGGATTTCAACACAACACTGGCGCGGTGTCGGATCGATTCCACAAAGTGGGCTTAGCTTTAACGATGAGTTTGCTAGCCTCGACGCCACGGTAAAGTTTGATATCAATAATATAAAAACCACCGAACGGCACGACTGTATGAGCGGAGACATTATGCTCGGCCATAAGAAACCAAAAGACTGCCCGCACTTCGGCAAGGAATGCCGCCCGGAGCAGCCTTTGGGAGCACCGATGGTGTCCTCAGAGGGCGCCTGCTCTGCATATTATCGCTATAGCCAGCAGGAGAGATCTAATGAACATCCAGTGCCCGCTACCCTCAAGAACTGA
- the hypE gene encoding hydrogenase expression/formation protein HypE gives MNIQCPLPSRTEQTIKLGHGSGGEMTQHLLTNHIQPFFNNSWISQAYDSATLPWDSDRLVFTTDSFVITPLFFPGGNIGELAVYGTVNDLAMAGAEAKFLSCGLILEEGLPMATLEQVLASMAEAARKTGVELVTGDTKVVERGKGDGIYINTSGVGVLQGNQPINPSRIRSGDLILLSGDIGRHGISVMANRKGLKFESSLTSDCAPLNGAVAKLLRGGVEIHCLRDLTRGGLATALVELAESCNRGLVLEESSIPVSEAVQGACEILGLDPLYVANEGRFVAFIPEKSSRLATSILRNTEVGSSCEIIGHVGSEGHAQVILRNDLGCDRLLQRLPGEQLPRIC, from the coding sequence ATGAACATCCAGTGCCCGCTACCCTCAAGAACTGAACAAACCATCAAGCTCGGCCATGGTAGTGGCGGTGAGATGACACAGCACCTACTCACCAACCACATCCAGCCATTCTTTAATAATTCCTGGATATCCCAGGCCTACGACAGCGCAACACTCCCATGGGACTCGGATCGACTGGTCTTTACTACTGATTCCTTTGTGATTACTCCACTGTTTTTTCCCGGTGGTAATATTGGCGAGCTTGCTGTTTACGGCACAGTAAATGACCTGGCAATGGCGGGCGCCGAGGCGAAATTCCTGAGTTGCGGACTGATTCTGGAAGAGGGCCTGCCAATGGCAACTCTCGAACAGGTACTCGCGTCAATGGCTGAAGCCGCAAGGAAAACCGGAGTCGAGCTGGTTACTGGTGATACCAAGGTGGTGGAGAGGGGGAAAGGCGATGGAATCTATATTAACACCAGCGGCGTTGGGGTCCTGCAGGGAAATCAGCCCATCAACCCCAGTCGCATTCGTAGTGGAGATTTGATTCTGCTCTCAGGGGATATCGGGCGCCACGGGATTTCTGTGATGGCCAACCGCAAAGGCCTGAAGTTTGAAAGCTCCCTGACAAGTGACTGCGCACCACTCAATGGTGCCGTGGCCAAGTTGTTGCGAGGAGGTGTCGAAATTCATTGTCTGCGAGATCTTACGCGCGGCGGTCTCGCCACAGCACTGGTGGAGTTGGCAGAAAGCTGTAACAGGGGGCTTGTCTTGGAAGAGTCCAGCATCCCGGTAAGCGAAGCAGTGCAGGGCGCCTGTGAAATCCTCGGACTTGACCCTCTCTATGTGGCCAATGAAGGGCGTTTTGTTGCTTTTATACCTGAGAAATCCTCAAGACTAGCAACTTCAATTCTTCGTAATACCGAAGTGGGTTCATCTTGTGAAATCATAGGTCATGTCGGAAGCGAGGGCCATGCACAGGTGATCCTTCGAAACGACCTGGGTTGCGACCGGCTGTTACAGCGCTTGCCGGGGGAGCAGTTGCCGAGAATTTGTTAG
- a CDS encoding LysE family translocator has protein sequence MLVLALIPGPGVLAVVSRALTSGLRQGLIAVMGIVAGDYLFILLALFGLTTLAEAMGSLFVIIKYAGAAFLIWLGVNLIFSQCKVRGLQAQVKLPALYSSGNFSSFLLGLLTTLGNPKAILFYASFLPAFLDLTSVTSLDILAIFTIATLSVGGVMVCYVYFSIKAHTTIGRSNKVPALKYGSGVLLIGSGIFVAARG, from the coding sequence ATGCTGGTTTTGGCCCTGATACCGGGGCCTGGTGTACTGGCAGTAGTTTCCCGGGCCCTCACATCGGGACTCCGGCAGGGTTTGATTGCGGTTATGGGAATTGTTGCAGGTGATTATCTATTTATCTTGTTGGCACTATTTGGGCTGACCACCCTGGCTGAGGCCATGGGTAGTCTCTTTGTCATCATTAAATATGCTGGAGCAGCCTTTCTTATTTGGCTTGGAGTAAACCTAATATTCAGCCAATGTAAAGTCAGAGGCCTACAGGCCCAGGTAAAGTTGCCTGCTTTGTACTCTAGCGGCAACTTTTCAAGCTTCCTTCTAGGCTTATTGACTACCTTGGGCAATCCAAAGGCAATCCTGTTCTATGCGAGCTTTTTACCTGCATTCCTCGACCTAACCAGTGTAACCTCCCTAGATATTCTCGCTATCTTCACGATAGCAACACTATCAGTGGGTGGGGTGATGGTCTGCTATGTCTATTTTTCCATCAAGGCACACACAACTATCGGTAGGTCAAACAAGGTACCCGCATTGAAGTATGGCTCAGGAGTTTTATTGATTGGTAGCGGTATTTTTGTGGCAGCAAGGGGCTGA
- a CDS encoding carboxymuconolactone decarboxylase family protein — MRIPAIPPDDLNEEQKPIYDDMNDEMSGYFSGFIKKRKDGAMLGPWAPALCYPIFGKPWWENIKAISDKSLLPPLVREVAILATGAHFKAGYELYSHTAIGESVHLDSDKIATIAAGQRPGDLPREEGIAYSIATSLASGGRLPEATWIMAVDEFGEDGAAELIFLIAGYHQLSAILNGFDVGIPCEESL, encoded by the coding sequence ATGCGTATCCCCGCTATCCCACCAGATGATCTCAATGAAGAGCAGAAACCTATCTATGACGATATGAATGATGAGATGAGCGGCTACTTTTCTGGATTCATTAAAAAGCGTAAAGATGGCGCAATGCTCGGCCCCTGGGCTCCAGCTCTCTGTTATCCCATTTTTGGCAAACCCTGGTGGGAAAATATCAAGGCTATTTCCGATAAATCGTTGCTTCCCCCGTTAGTACGGGAGGTTGCTATTCTGGCTACTGGCGCTCACTTTAAGGCCGGATACGAACTCTATTCCCATACGGCTATTGGGGAGAGTGTCCACTTGGATTCCGATAAAATTGCCACTATTGCCGCTGGACAACGTCCCGGTGATCTGCCGCGTGAAGAAGGGATTGCCTACAGCATTGCCACTTCACTTGCCTCTGGTGGGCGACTTCCCGAGGCTACCTGGATAATGGCAGTTGATGAGTTTGGTGAGGATGGTGCTGCAGAGCTGATCTTCCTGATAGCTGGGTATCATCAACTATCAGCAATATTGAATGGCTTTGATGTTGGTATTCCCTGTGAGGAATCCCTGTAA